One stretch of Zingiber officinale cultivar Zhangliang chromosome 6B, Zo_v1.1, whole genome shotgun sequence DNA includes these proteins:
- the LOC121992552 gene encoding methionine aminopeptidase 1D, chloroplastic/mitochondrial-like isoform X2: MAACASPIKPRFFSSFFGDRLACSHVPLLRRNAGIRNSSIQFSRTLYNLADILFNKSKRKDDWVNNKYKRLQPGKISPPLAVPDHIMKPPYANSSQFPGIARGPEIHDEKGMEGMRASGRLAAEVLEYAGTLVQPGTMTDDIDKAVHQMIIENGAYPSPLGYGGFPKSVCTSVNECICHGIPDSRPLEDGDIINIDVTVFLNGYHGDTSATFFCGNVDEDARQLVEVTRECLLKAISICAPGVEYNRIGKTIHDHADKFRFGVVRHFVGHGVGRVFHADPVILHYRNREWGRMQLGQTFTIEPMLTIGSTKPVIWDDKWTAVTEDGSLSAQFEHSILITENGAEILTKVSGIEP; this comes from the exons GAATTAGGAATTCATCGATCCAATTCTCAAGGACTCTCTATAACTTAGCTGACATCTTATTCAATAAAAG CAAGAGAAAAGATGATTGGGTAAACAATAAATACAAGCGTCTGCAACCGGGAAAAATTTCTCCTCCTCTTGCTGTTCCAGATCACATAATGAAGCCTCCATATGCAAACTCCTCTCAGTTTCCAGGAATTGCTAGGGGACCAGAGATTCACGATGAGAAGGGAATGGAAGGCATGCGAGCATCTGGAAGGCTTGCTGCAGAAGTATTGGAATATGCTGGAACACTTGTTCAG CCAGGCACTATGACTGATGATATCGACAAGGCAGTACACCAAATGATAATTGAGAATGGAGCATATCCTTCACCTCTTGGCTATGGCGGTTTTCCAAAGAGTGTTTGCACATCAGTAAATGAATGTATCTGCCATGGGATACCAGACTCCCGTCCTCTTGAG GATGGTGATATCATCAATATTGACGTTACTGTATTTCTGAAT GGCTATCATGGCGATACTTCTGCCACATTCTTTTGTGGAAATGTTGATGAGGATGCAAGGCAGCTGGTTGAG GTAACAAGAGAGTGTCTTCTCAAAGCAATATCAATATGTGCACCTGGAGTGGAGTACAATCGAATTGGAAAAACAATACA TGATCATGCAGATAAGTTTCGATTTGGCGTAGTTCGGCATTTTGTTGGTCATGGTGTTGGACGTGTATTTCATGCCGATCCTGTTATTCTTCATTATA GAAATCGTGAGTGGGGGCGCATGCAACTCGGTCAAACATTTACTATAG AGCCTATGCTTACAATTGGGAGCACAAAACCTGTGATATGGGATGATAAATGGACTGCAGTGACCGAAGACGGAAGCTTATCGGCGCAGTTTGAGCATTCCATACTGATCACTGAAAATGGAGCGGAAATACTAACCAAGGTATCAGGTATTGAACCTTAA
- the LOC121992552 gene encoding methionine aminopeptidase 1D, chloroplastic/mitochondrial-like isoform X1 has translation MAACASPIKPRFFSSFFGDRLACSHVPLLRRNAGIRNSSIQFSRTLYNLADILFNKSKRKDDWVNNKYKRLQPGKISPPLAVPDHIMKPPYANSSQFPGIARGPEIHDEKGMEGMRASGRLAAEVLEYAGTLVQPGTMTDDIDKAVHQMIIENGAYPSPLGYGGFPKSVCTSVNECICHGIPDSRPLEDGDIINIDVTVFLNGYHGDTSATFFCGNVDEDARQLVEVTRECLLKAISICAPGVEYNRIGKTIHDHADKFRFGVVRHFVGHGVGRVFHADPVILHYNNTYTSLLWYHDQTRRWESSLISFLVAKPEMISRVSNRDKLHVEYHEAKLGRRLRANSEIVSGGACNSVKHLL, from the exons GAATTAGGAATTCATCGATCCAATTCTCAAGGACTCTCTATAACTTAGCTGACATCTTATTCAATAAAAG CAAGAGAAAAGATGATTGGGTAAACAATAAATACAAGCGTCTGCAACCGGGAAAAATTTCTCCTCCTCTTGCTGTTCCAGATCACATAATGAAGCCTCCATATGCAAACTCCTCTCAGTTTCCAGGAATTGCTAGGGGACCAGAGATTCACGATGAGAAGGGAATGGAAGGCATGCGAGCATCTGGAAGGCTTGCTGCAGAAGTATTGGAATATGCTGGAACACTTGTTCAG CCAGGCACTATGACTGATGATATCGACAAGGCAGTACACCAAATGATAATTGAGAATGGAGCATATCCTTCACCTCTTGGCTATGGCGGTTTTCCAAAGAGTGTTTGCACATCAGTAAATGAATGTATCTGCCATGGGATACCAGACTCCCGTCCTCTTGAG GATGGTGATATCATCAATATTGACGTTACTGTATTTCTGAAT GGCTATCATGGCGATACTTCTGCCACATTCTTTTGTGGAAATGTTGATGAGGATGCAAGGCAGCTGGTTGAG GTAACAAGAGAGTGTCTTCTCAAAGCAATATCAATATGTGCACCTGGAGTGGAGTACAATCGAATTGGAAAAACAATACA TGATCATGCAGATAAGTTTCGATTTGGCGTAGTTCGGCATTTTGTTGGTCATGGTGTTGGACGTGTATTTCATGCCGATCCTGTTATTCTTCATTATA ATAATACATATACTTCTTTATTGTGGTATCATGATCAGACCAGAAGATGGGAATCTTCTCTCATATCATTTTTAGTTGCAAAACCAGAAATGATTAGTCGAGTAAGCAATCGAGATAAGCTACATGTTGAGTATCATGAGGCTAAATTGGGTAGGAGGCTCAGAGCAAATTCG GAAATCGTGAGTGGGGGCGCATGCAACTCGGTCAAACATTTACTATAG